TTCTAATACTTAGAAAATTTTACATAACGTACAGGTAACAACTTCACAATATTTTAACTATTACACTGATGAATATAATAAAGTATGACGTCTActcaaataaatgttaatttattttattttaaacttagttgaaaataattaagattaataatagaatacatattataaaaaatataataattaaaactaaaaaatgtaattagaaTAATTGATCTCTAAATAAAATACtgcaagtattaaaaaaattgattacaaaaatataaaattataattaatcaaaatatttttatcattaaataaaaataatatttataaaaatatcatatactatatatttttatacatttatcaACTACTACTGACACTTATAATTCAaccaaataatttaataactttCAATAATatcttttcaacttttaattttttgatttccaactaAACTTTCAACttgtttatgataaaaaaaaaagtttgattacTTATTTGGTCTTTATTGTTTCTCGAttcatacttttttatttccGATTGTTTGGAAGtgatttttagttcctatagtttacgtcttaattcttttttagtccttataatttacatttaattctcttttagtccatgtagtttgaaattagtttttttagtctttatcatttgtattttaattttcttttagtccctataatttaaaagtggtctttttagtctctatattttatattttaatttctttttagtccttaccatcaaaatatgagtaatattatcaattataattaattataaaaatattagcaagTAATTCGTAACTAAATTTATTgcaagataatttgtaataaaaaatagttgataatttataactaattatttttatatatgttttttgcaATAAGAACtagaagataattaaaatacaaactataaaaattaaaaagatcacttttaaactataaagactaaaagagaatgaaaatgtaaattataaaaaaaaactatttttaattaaaaaagatagatATGAATggtaaaaaagtaatttaatcttaaaaaaaactttcaactTCTTTTAGGAAAATAACCAATAACAACTGCAAATAATCAATAGCTTCAATTACGGGTACTTGAGAGTGAAATGGCATAATTTACCCTTAAGGCAACATAGCATGTGAGATAGAAAAGGActaaaaagaatgaaagaaaacaGTTACATGAGATTGATTAGATTATAATTGGATTGCATCATGCAAACGTCTCTTTCTTAGAATTGGATCTCTAAAGGTTAATACCAGTCACAAAAGTGACAAAACGTCCTTCGGTGCAAAGTATATTCTAATTCTTGTATTATTTTGTAAGTTTCAAGCTAacatcttgattcttgagagaGTCCATTAATAATGCATTTAAGCATATTtagcaaaagaaaacaagaagagGGAAATAAGTACTGAATGTGGGGATATATAAGCCATTGTCGATGTCGGTGGTCCTCACCAGATTTTTATCACGTTATTGCATCTAACAATGGCATTCGTTGTCTTGCGTATGAAAAGCTTAGTGCAAATggcttatcatttttatttttattatgtaaaaattaaaaaagattctAACAATGTCTATCTAGTTACATGAGTGGCAGGGGGATTCTTTACTATGAACAAGAACAACACATTAATTGGAGTCATTTCAACATCACTCTAAGCCAAACTAGTAGTACTTGAAAAACACTAAGACAAATGCTAATTGCCGAATGGGGACAATTATTGCAAAATATTCCAAAACATCAAATCTTCAAATCATATTAGGCCCCGAAGTACATCCGTCTGTTGATAATTAAATCAGGaaaacataaatcatttttGCGGTATAATCAAGTACAAATATCTATCATTTTTAAGTTAATTCCAAATGGTTTTCTTGATATTTGTTAtcctaagataattttttttttttggtaatgtctaagataacattttaattatgcTTTCTAATTATTACATTACTGTTACAATTTATCCCAACATATGAtcaaatttgtaattattttattttaaaagaagaaaaattatgctTAAGGGActtaatagtttttaaattatcaaactttcgtgattttttaatataacagtTTTGTTATATTTGACTTCAAATTTAACtacattataataatttacttattataataatataaaagtttattCCACCTCAAATTAgtttatggataaaaataataattaattcatctAAATTCTTGAAGCTAACACAAGAAAAGTCTAATCTCGATTGACACGAAAACTATTCCTCGACCTCTTTTTTTTCACTGTGGCACTTTAAAAAACAGAATTGACAAGTTCTAACAGCAAAACAAGTTTTCATAATGCCAAggcaagaaaaaagaaagttacaaCTGTCCAATGCAATAATGAACGCTAAAACTTAAATTATCGTGACTTGACCATACATAATATTTTGATGAAAGATTATTGCAGCACCTACCTACCGTTGAAATTTCTTTGGAATGAACATACAGAACAAAAATGGAAAACCGTAGAGGACTAACGCATGAGTAAAATTTGATGCTTACTCTAATTAGGAAAAACAAGCTGAAAATGTGGTACGAAACCTTATCTCCTATGTCACACTGTTAAGGCCTTTGCAGCATTATTAGTATCACTCTGAGCAAAACACAATATGTCTctgaaaaaaatgtttgtctCTTTCTTCTGGGTTGTctgaatttcataattttttgtccgACACCCCCTTCagaaattgttttatattccccttcaaaaaaaaaacaaaagaacagTTTTTTCGTTTGTTTTCAAGGAATATATATAGCACACAGGGAACAACACTCTGATTGCACTGAATCTCCCTTATCTTCCCTTACTCACTTGCCTCCAAAAAATTCTTGGCATTGAGCAAGAGCAACTTTGACTAGTCCTGGGATTTTCCAGTGTTGAATGGCCTGAAAAACTGATTGAGTTGGTCTTTTGGTTGGTTCACAGTGGGGGCACTGTGATCATATAATAAAAGGGGCCAAAGGGTACGATATGATCATAGAATTAGTAGTGTTATGTGGTACCACCGCCAGCAAATAGTCACTAGGAAATAGGAATTTTTTCACTAGCACGCaaagttgttttgttttggaatTGCTGAAGAAATAATATGTTTGAACCTTGAACAGAAGCCACCTCCTGTTGATTTAATACCCACACATGGTTTTTAGCTCCTTGACTTAGTGACAGAATCTGACACAAACAACTATTTGTTAAAATAGACTCCTTCAGAAAGAGAATTTGGACTCATTACTTGCCATCACGAGAGGAGCTtatcaacatttttaaaaaaaaaaaaaaaaacactagatTTATCCCTTACCTTTTCTTCTTCCCCCTTCCACTAATTTCAAAAAATCATGGACAAAATTCGCATCAGACAAGTCTTAATCAAATTGCAAAGCTTTCTTTTGCAGAATAGAATAGCCCTGCTCACTCACCCTAACAGGAtaacactttttcttttattttttattatctttttaatgtttaattaatttcactATGATTCGTTAGTTGGACAAACATAAATAGTGGAATTGGCGAGGAGAAAAAGTAGGCATGCTTTTTCCTGAAAActatagaaaaagaaaggagtTCAGAAGTGATGGCTTTCTTGTTTGCTGTTATACGAAATAAGCCCCATCACACATAAGTGAACATGCATGATTGCTGGCTGCAATTAAGAAACAAATTCCAACCGAAACTATATAATTATCATAGGGTCCTGTTATTTGTGTACAATGTTAATAATGGACTTCAAACCAAGATCTCATACAAACCTACTCAAATTTCTCACTATTAATATAATTCTTGTGAATTATGACTATAGGGTCTTTTTATTTGTGTATAATGTCAATTATAAAGTTCAAACCAAAATTTCCTACAAACCACTCAAACTCCTCACTATTAGGCCAATTCTTGTGAATTATGATCATAGGGTCCATAATAAAGTTgagaagacaaaaataaaaacaaaaaatggagaaaaaagGGGAAACTAATTTAGTGGATTAATAAAAAGAGACAAGAGAAAGGCATTAGACAACAAcagctttctttctttcaaacaGGAATTGCTTTTTACAGTGGCTAGGTTCAGTTCACTATGCAAGTTAAAAACAAGGGACTAAAATCAAAGTCTTTTTAAACATAGAATTAACCTAAAAGAAGgcaaaaaaagagtaattaaaaTCCCCTCCCTTCCTCACCCCCACCCCCCGCCCTCCTAACATGTCCACAAAAAACAGTTCACGTGAACCACCATGAAAAGCTACCAACCACATAATAATGTCCACCTTTAGATTCTTTAATCAGTTCTGGTTGATCCACTGCTTGTGGCCCGGAACCCATTTTGGACATTTGGGACTAAAATACTTCTCCACCACCCTTGAGTTCAAGAGCTCCACCACAGGTGCAAACTTAACACACCTTGGAGTCTTGTACTGATTTATTGAAGCCCCTAGGCTTATGGCATAGTCCATGAGCTTGTCAAAAGTCCCCTGTTCCACAATCTTGATCTCAAGGGGCCCGATCGATTTGTCGGAGACGCGGCCTTGACGATACACGCTGTTGAGTGATTCCTCTATGGCTAAGCAACAATCCTCAAACACACAGGGTGGAATTGGGGTTGAGCCTTTGAGGCTGAGCTCCCAGTACAAGACATAGTGGCCAGGAATTGTTGTGGTGTCTGCATAACTTGTGTACTCAGACACCGATGCGTCAAAGGGCACCAAGTGTGTCACAGCATTCTTCATTGCGTTCTGAAGCTCCACCTCGTCGGTCTTGTCCGAGTCTATGCTCAACACCACGTTCTTTCTGCACACAAAGTTGAATTGGGGTGCCTTGTTCTTGAATCCAGCCACCCTCAGCACATCACCAACTCTGTAACGATACAATCCTGAGCAcacaaaaagcaaaaaataaaaaattgccaATTGTCAATCACCAAACCCATGTCCAATTTTGTGGTatcttaagataaaaaaaaaaaaaaacatggttttaaaaaataatcacagTTTTAGCAGTAAAGTCAAGGATTTTGGAGTATCTGCTACCGTAATTGTGATCACATGGTAACAAAACAacaaccacaatttaaaaccttgaatAATGTTAAGGATGGTAATGAAACAAAACCGCgaccgcaatttaaaaccttagatAATGTTAAGGATCGTCATGAAGCTAAAATTGAgaccgcaatttaaaaccttagatAATATTAAGATAAATGTGACAATAACAAAAGGGTGTTTTTGATTATTCTCACCAGCATAAGTTGTGACAACAAGTTCATATTCTTGGCCAAGTTTGACATCAACAAGCTCAACCAGCTCCTGCTGTTCCTTCTCATTGAGGGATCTGGGGGTGTGGAGAGAGTCATGAGACACCCCGTTGCTTCTATTAACAGGCAAGAACTCGTAGTAGCACATGGTGGGAATGAGGGTGTAAGAGACCTCGCTGGGCTTGCAAAGAGGGTTAAGGTTGACACCAAAGTAGCACTCACTAGACGCATACATGGTGCACACAAGTGGTAGCCCATTGCTATAGTAGTCCAACGTGGGGATGTACTGTGACATTGTCCCAGTCACAATCACATCCACATACTTAGTGTTGGGCCACAGCCTGGTGATGATGCCCTGCCAGGAGCTCTTGCCACACTCGCTCTGGATGAGATCCCCAAGCCTCGGGTCGGGCTTGAGGATCTTCATCACAGCGTCGCGGACCGAGAGGTCCGTGATTGTGTTGTTAATGGTGCCGGTTCGAATGTCGTGGCAAAGGAGGGGCCagtgcttctcaaggaagcggATGGCCCTGATGAAGCCGGAGGCGAAGACCGCGCCGACGCGGAGGACCTCCTTGTGTTGGCAGAGGCCACAGAGGAGCTGGGAGTACATGCTCTGGTAAGAGTCCGGGCAGAGGACAGTCTCGTTTGGGCTGGTGTAGTTGGTGTAGGGATCATAAGGTCTGTCTTTGAAGTAGGAGCTTTTGTAGTAGCTGGTGAGAACTGGACGCGCCACGATTCCACCGGGCGTTTTGGCCTCGGATTTTATGAACATTAGGTACATTCCTTTGCCCTTTTCTAAACCGGGGACGAACTGGGACATCACTGGCATCAAGAGGCTGTAGAGCAAACTCCTTCTCCCTAGCTCTTCTTCAATTGTTGGCATCAGCTTCCTCTCACCTCCTGATGTCCCAGAACTAGccccacacacacaaaaatgaacaccaaattagaaaaaaaaaatgggattataacattgatttgataattgaaagaaaaaaaaaagattgggaGATTGAATCAATTCTCTTaacattttaatcaaaataaagacTAGCATTtatgccgataaaaaaaaacaaaaacaaacaacccatGAATATCTCACTATGCTATATgcacaaagaaacaaaaaaggacATGAAAAACAAgcccatgttaaaaaaaataatcttttgattttattttgttttcttgagttAAGTTAGAACTAGACCACCCCATTAGGGTGATTTATCACGTCTTTAAGTTCAAACTTCTTTGTCGTcattatatacataaaaaaaaaagttaaattaggCCAATCTATTAGGATCGGGTGTGAAGTGTTAGGTTCAAACTTTGTTTtacgagaaagaaaaaaaaaagtgggaacTAGGCAAAAAAAGAGAAGTATTATGTATATGTGTGCATATATACCTAGTGAGGAATTCTGAAATGGGTTTGGAGCAAAGGATTGGAGAAGTGTCGCCATTGGCGATGCGGTTGATATCGGGTTGGATGTCCTCGTAGGTTATGACAGGCAAGAGTTTCTTGAAGGTTTCGCGGTCGGTTTGGCCGTGGAGGTCGTGTCTCTTGAGGTACTCAACGTTTGCATTGTTGGAGAGGATTTCGGAGAGGACCCTCTTCTGAACTTGGTCTGCGTTGGCAGTGACATCCTCAATGAACTCGagagttttcttgttttgctcAAAAAGGTTGTAGTCTCTCGGTGCCTCAGGCATGGTTGTGGTGATGTTAGTGATGGCTAACAACAACCTTGTtggtgtgtgtatgtgttttgGGAAGGAGAAAACAACAACAGGAGTTTGGTgtgtaagagagagagagagagagagaagaaaacaaTGACTCCAATAGTAATAGAAACTCGTTAGAAAGGAGCTAGAAGATGGTGTGTTGTGTTGGGCGTGAGTTGAAAAGATGAGAGAAAGTGGTATATATAGAGGCACATGTCAAGCTGGGTTTGCTTGAGGCTAGGGACAAGGGAGTAAATAAATGTAAACCATGGAGGGTATAATTGGGAATGTGTAGCCCTTTTGTGTCACTTTttgtttttacctttttttctgtATATCtaaacatttatatttaatatatcatgACAAAGCATACTATATTACAACTTCCATGCATTTATGGTCATATAATAAACTAAGTCacctatgataaaaaaaaaattattcgtagaaatcaaaaataatttaaaaaaaattataatattcataaattatgtttataaaaaaaaggtaaactTCCTTTGATAGTTTCGAGGACTTTGATTTGGcttgttataaaaataattataaaagtaataataataaaggggAAGggggaaataaaaaagaaacgtGAATTGAGATGgcataaaaacacaatttcAATTGGAAATGACTTGGCATATTATTTGAACATGAGTGAGTGAATACCATCACCGCTTTTTAAAGATAGATGGATAGATTGAATGGAATCCATGTGCAACATAAAAGGAATGCTTATGGAGTCACTTTGAAATGCTTTGCGGTTGTTTGTCAAAGTGCTTAATTAGTAGTAGTAGATTGGTAGTCCATATCTTAAAGAGGGGCATAAGATCAAATAATGTGGAATAAAGACAAACCTATATCCCCATTATCCCTTTGTCTCGTATAGGATTGGCCAGcccaaaattcattattttgtttCACCAGAGTCCCACACACCGATGTGTCAAAATATCAAacgttttttcaattttctcaccaaaagaaaaataaataaataagttattacGCATAAATATTTtaggttttgaaattttaaaaatctctcTTTTGGTTTGCGTTTGTTTTAGGGAGTGCTGCAAAATGCAAAATTCGCCCTTGTCGTGCAAGAAGAACGGCGAAACGATTTGGAAGCCACCTTGTGGAGGCGTTGGAAGGGAACAAGAGGATTAAAAATgtagttaattaaataattaaccgGCAACGTCCGGTAAACTCGGTGTTTAAGTAAACCCATGACCTGCTCGCTAGGAGTGCGGAGGGGGATGTCCCACAAAATACCGGTAGCCACTTACTTACTTAAGTGGGTTAGTTACTTGCGATTGCCGGTAACAAAAAATAACGGCGTTCCTCGAATTTCCCGTGATATTCCCTAGTCAAAGTTTCGCGAGTACTTGGGCTTGGAGAGTGAAAGACGGGAAGGGATATTGTGTGAGTGGTTGTACGGTTAGACTAGTGGGGTTTCTTGTTCGAGAGTACAAAAGAAACGCGCCAGCTGGATGCCAAACTTGGTAGGTTGACACGtgtagaattttttaaaactattttaatgtgtcttaaacttaaaatattgattacaatttaataagaaaaaacaaaaggtaagtGTATGTATTTGGGTATCTATTACAAACGAATGTATGTGTTAAAATGAAGTTtatgaaaacatttttattcttccttttgGGTTCAGTACATTTTGTGGTGAACCATtagatttaatttcaaaatttgtgcacaataaGTTGaactagaaattaaacatgctCTAAAGTTGGGTTTGGATTATCAATGCCATTGTTTGTATGGGCACAACTTCAGTATGGAGGAAGCATCATCTTTCGTTGTTTCTGTCTCCAATGGTGTGCTGCAATAAATTCACCAGAGATCTAAACAGATCTAAACACACGTAAGTTTGAGTGAAATTGATtctgaatatttaaataatatctcatatttaagttttattaatgaaaaaacatattaagAGAAAGACCTTCTAAAGGTGATGACGATAGATGCTAattatcaacaaaaataaaattaatacttcctctaaattcatatataaaaaatattattatattttgaatttaaatataagtaaattcaatttattttgccTTATTTAATACCACCATttataaaatatctttcatttaattctaatcttatttttaagaaaattttaaaaatagtcttattttttacttgagattaaaaaatttatatgatgacaattaattttcttaatgattgtgaaattagttatatatatatatatatatatatattcaaaagaaaTATGTATTTCAACTGGGGCCCAATAATCACTTATAATCATAAAATCATGtcagatttatttattatggtATGAGTGACAATTCATGCGTTTTGGTGGAGGGATATAAAAGTGAACACTAatgcaaaaataaatatgttattggtggatatttcatatcaataaaatgattattaaaaaataaataaatattttttattaaaagttaagattagatgtattaataatattgaatagtatattatttataaaaggaactttaattttaattttctaatcaaTACTATCTTTAAAACACTTATTagcatttcttttctttttttctctttactaCCTTTTTATTGGAATGTTCCTTATCCTAGATACAAGATTAATCTCCACTCTTAAACGTTTGGTTGTATAGTGGCCCCCTTCATgggtatttttaatttaatgtgatttcgaccatcctattatttttcttggtgGATTTCAAATAGTTAATTAAATCCCAGATAAATTCTAAATTctaaattgttttatattaacATGTGTTTGATTAGTCATGAAAAATAGATTactcaataattaattataaatataatttaattatgtaaaacaatttttgtttaaatatattaggtgaaaaatatttcatttaaattatttaaaagtatttgaaattAGTTGTAGCAATGTGATTTTGtactcaaattaattttttgaaataaaaaaggaaaaattaattagaaaaaatataccaactttcaattttaatttacaaaatttttttatatgaaaaaatctATTATAGTACATatctaatattataatttaattttgacaacCATTGCAACTACTATTAAACAATAGAGAAGAGgatttataaatgatttttatgaCGAGCTTAATCTTTCGTTTCATAAATGAAgcttctaatgttttttttttcttaagtctataatttcatttttataacatATTTCTAAGTTACAtaataaaggataaattaaaatatccttTTCAAAGAAATGTTTAAATTGTATActtttttaagttttcaaaaACTATACAATATTGTCttttaaaaggtaaaaaaatattatactctaATAGACGTTTCTTTATATATACCTATGGtgaatagttataaaaaaaatactttcatgattttttttctttgtataacTTTTAATGTCACTTTCAGTTGCTTTGGAATATCATACCCAAAGTTGATAATAGTAGTTTAAAATTCGGTATTTACGTAAGAAGATAAGCTATTATGAAAGATCTGTCcacattaaaaaaactaaatataa
Above is a window of Glycine soja cultivar W05 chromosome 12, ASM419377v2, whole genome shotgun sequence DNA encoding:
- the LOC114380125 gene encoding indole-3-acetic acid-amido synthetase GH3.6-like, producing the protein MPEAPRDYNLFEQNKKTLEFIEDVTANADQVQKRVLSEILSNNANVEYLKRHDLHGQTDRETFKKLLPVITYEDIQPDINRIANGDTSPILCSKPISEFLTSSGTSGGERKLMPTIEEELGRRSLLYSLLMPVMSQFVPGLEKGKGMYLMFIKSEAKTPGGIVARPVLTSYYKSSYFKDRPYDPYTNYTSPNETVLCPDSYQSMYSQLLCGLCQHKEVLRVGAVFASGFIRAIRFLEKHWPLLCHDIRTGTINNTITDLSVRDAVMKILKPDPRLGDLIQSECGKSSWQGIITRLWPNTKYVDVIVTGTMSQYIPTLDYYSNGLPLVCTMYASSECYFGVNLNPLCKPSEVSYTLIPTMCYYEFLPVNRSNGVSHDSLHTPRSLNEKEQQELVELVDVKLGQEYELVVTTYAGLYRYRVGDVLRVAGFKNKAPQFNFVCRKNVVLSIDSDKTDEVELQNAMKNAVTHLVPFDASVSEYTSYADTTTIPGHYVLYWELSLKGSTPIPPCVFEDCCLAIEESLNSVYRQGRVSDKSIGPLEIKIVEQGTFDKLMDYAISLGASINQYKTPRCVKFAPVVELLNSRVVEKYFSPKCPKWVPGHKQWINQN